CAAATCAGACGTAGTAGCTAGTTTACCCGAACGAGAGCCCTTCAGTCATAAAGGCTCTCATGGGAAGGGGCTAGTCATTGGTGGTTCTATTCAGATGCCAGGTTCTGTAACGATGACCTCAAGAGCAGCGCTTCGAGCGGGGGCGGGGCTTCTGACAGTAGCGACTGTATCGAAAGTGATCTCGATTCTTGCATCGTCTGTAACGGAAGCTACTTTTATTCCGCTGGAAGAACAAGAAGGGCGAATCAGCTCTGTGGAAGGAATAGAATTTGGATATGATGGCGTAGCAATCGGTATGGGAATGGGGAGACATCGCGAAGGGAAAGAGCTCTTAGAGAAGGTGCTAAAGCTTTCAGAATCGCCAGTTCTGATTGATGCTGATGGCTTGTATGCTCTAAAAGGGTATTTATCTGAAGTGAAGTCTCGATCCTATCCAACTATTATTACGCCTCATCCAGGCGAAATGGCTCATTTGCTAGACGTGTCTATTCCTGAATTACTAGAGAAGCCCTTTCACTATTCCAGACAGTTTGCATCACGCTATGGCGTCCACGTAGTTCTAAAAGGGGCCTTTACTCTTGTGACTACTCCGGATGAGAAGCAGTGGGTGCATACTACAGGGAACGTTGGTCTCGCAAAAGGCGGGAGCGGCGATGTCTTAGCCGGAATGCTTCTGGCCATGGTGATGCAACCGCAAACGGTAGAATTGGCGCTCAATAATGGGGTTTGGCTTCATGGATCAACAGCTGACCTTTTAACAGAACAGGCCCATTCCACATACGACCTGTTGGCTACTGATCTCATAGACGGTCTTTCAAAAACGTATCGTACGATCTAAGTAAGGTGAGTGCGTTCCCTTTGTCCATTCAAATGAGACAAAGGAGTTGTCATTATGAAGAAAAGATATTGGCTCTGGATCGTCGCCTCGCTGATGCTCGTACTATCAGCGTGTGGGGAAAAATCAAAAGAAGACGTTGTCCAGTCCTTACAGAAGAAGCTAGAAGAAATGACTGGCTATAAAACGGAAGCAACCATGAGCCTTAAAACAGGTGATGAAGAACAAAAATACAAAATTGATGTATGGCATAAGAAAAAGGATTATTACCGTGTGTTGCTTAATAACGAACAAGACGAGAAGAACAGCCAAATCATTCTGAAGAATGAAGATGGCGTCTATGTGTTAACGCCTGCTTTGAATAAAAGCTTTAAATTCCAGAGCGATTGGCCTAACAACAGTAGCCAGCCTTATCTATACAATTCATTAGTAGCTGATGTGGTTAAGGATAAAGATGCAACCTTTGAAACTACAGAAACGTATTATGTCTTTGAAACCAAGACAAACTATCAAAATAGCAAGAACCTTCCTTACCAGGAAATCTATTTTGATAAGAAGAGTCTGACTCCTGTAATGGTAAAAGTATTGGATAAAGACCGTAAGCCGCTGGTTGAGGTTAAATTCTCATCTTTCGAACTTAACCCTAAATTTAGCGACGATGCCTTCACGACGGAAAAAAATATGACAAGTGGAGCTCTTGGCATTCCGGTAATGGCTGATGGAGAACCGAATGAGCCGGCAGCATTTACCGTTTTGTACCCAGAAGCAGTAATTGGAAATACAGAGCTTGATGAGCAAAAAGAAATTGATATGGAAAACGGTAAACGCGTCATCTTGAGCTTTAAAGGGGAAAAGTCCTACACTCTTATTCAAGAATCATGG
The nucleotide sequence above comes from Pontibacillus chungwhensis. Encoded proteins:
- a CDS encoding NAD(P)H-hydrate dehydratase, with translation MHIVTAKEMYDTDRYAMEEMGLQGHLLMENAGRAVATAIKDQVSEEDQILILVGKGNNGGDGFVIARTLLQQGYSVEVLQIPNDEEVQGDARTHREIYEAFGYGYRRFDSVDSLATLSSRKTVIIDCLLGIGVKGPLRSPYDEIVPHVNQLDAKVISVDLPSGVPADEGVSFEGAIQADYTVVIQYPKTSAFLQHTAPYYGDWKAVDIGLPDHLLRGRNKGCSVWTKSDVVASLPEREPFSHKGSHGKGLVIGGSIQMPGSVTMTSRAALRAGAGLLTVATVSKVISILASSVTEATFIPLEEQEGRISSVEGIEFGYDGVAIGMGMGRHREGKELLEKVLKLSESPVLIDADGLYALKGYLSEVKSRSYPTIITPHPGEMAHLLDVSIPELLEKPFHYSRQFASRYGVHVVLKGAFTLVTTPDEKQWVHTTGNVGLAKGGSGDVLAGMLLAMVMQPQTVELALNNGVWLHGSTADLLTEQAHSTYDLLATDLIDGLSKTYRTI
- a CDS encoding LolA family protein, with amino-acid sequence MKKRYWLWIVASLMLVLSACGEKSKEDVVQSLQKKLEEMTGYKTEATMSLKTGDEEQKYKIDVWHKKKDYYRVLLNNEQDEKNSQIILKNEDGVYVLTPALNKSFKFQSDWPNNSSQPYLYNSLVADVVKDKDATFETTETYYVFETKTNYQNSKNLPYQEIYFDKKSLTPVMVKVLDKDRKPLVEVKFSSFELNPKFSDDAFTTEKNMTSGALGIPVMADGEPNEPAAFTVLYPEAVIGNTELDEQKEIDMENGKRVILSFKGEKSYTLIQESWTSYPASATVPVEVSGEMVDLGYTMGALSGSTLEWSHEGMNFYLASEDLTKEEMIEVAQSVQGTVVK